One window of the Chloroflexota bacterium genome contains the following:
- a CDS encoding N-6 DNA methylase, with the protein MGERSITEQYEYIRRVSPEFAQRIQTAAREARNEAEFEHAMNNAIAAIADDLGVSVTFRQEYTLATGRADAVYNRFVIEYEPPGSLRDSLDHGHTRHAVQQTKDYIAGLASKERHGRDRLLGAVIDGHYVIFVRYHEGHYLTEQPLAVNRASAERFLRSLFSLASGRALIPDNLVEDFGSQNIYSQRVTRAFYNALEAHAEGLPASLYAQWRLFFGEVAGYEAAEGKLKHKGELHEFARGMGLKPGQVDAPRLFFAIHTYFSFLVKNIARLVLQAHAGGALGTTPLTTIANLQGEALRHELKGMEEGDIFRALGLKNLLEGDFFSWYLSAWDDEVEEALRDTLGRLAEYNPATVQDDPHSARDLLKKLYHYLLPREIRHDLGEFYTPDWLAERLLTQLNEPLFLPPKPGKRIPTPNKRLLDPACGSGTFLVLAIRGLKANCQEAGLAEADTLEIILNSVVGIDLNPLAVLAARVNYLLAIADLLPYRRREVEIPIYLADSILTPSRGRELTDYNRRILDTAVGELPVPEVIDSRPEMDRLTAILEEYVKGDFSPEAFLQRCRAELPDVAAHPESEAALAELYGRLTDLHRRGLDSIWARVLKNAFMPLFLEPFDYVVGNPPWINWESLPQGYREQSAPLWQDYGLFVHSGMDTILGKGKKDISTLMAYVAIDRYLKEGGKLGFVITQSVWKTAGAGQGFRRFTLPSPASGRGAGGEGIPLRVLHVDDLSSLQVFEGATNRTSVFVVQKGQPTRYPVPYTYWQKKARGKGLDYDSTLEEVMALTRRLGFEAAPVNADDPTSAWLTARPKALNAVRKMLGRSDYQAREGVNTGGANAVYWMEILTER; encoded by the coding sequence ATGGGCGAACGTTCCATCACCGAACAATACGAGTACATTCGCCGGGTGAGCCCGGAGTTCGCGCAGCGTATCCAGACAGCGGCTCGGGAGGCCCGCAACGAAGCTGAGTTCGAGCACGCCATGAACAACGCCATCGCCGCCATTGCCGACGACCTGGGCGTGAGCGTAACCTTCCGCCAGGAGTACACCCTGGCCACCGGGCGCGCCGACGCCGTGTACAACCGCTTCGTCATCGAGTACGAACCGCCGGGTTCCCTGCGCGACTCCTTGGACCACGGCCACACCCGGCACGCCGTCCAGCAAACCAAAGATTACATCGCGGGACTGGCGAGCAAAGAGCGCCACGGCCGCGACCGCCTGTTGGGTGCCGTCATTGACGGGCACTACGTCATCTTCGTCCGCTACCACGAGGGCCACTACCTCACCGAACAACCGCTGGCGGTCAACCGCGCCTCGGCCGAGCGGTTCCTGCGCTCCCTCTTTTCCTTGGCCTCGGGGCGCGCCCTGATCCCCGACAACCTGGTGGAGGACTTCGGCAGCCAGAACATCTACAGCCAGCGAGTAACGCGGGCCTTCTACAATGCCCTGGAAGCCCACGCCGAGGGCCTGCCCGCGAGTCTCTACGCCCAATGGCGCCTCTTCTTCGGCGAGGTGGCCGGCTACGAGGCCGCCGAAGGCAAACTCAAGCACAAGGGAGAGTTGCACGAGTTCGCGCGGGGCATGGGGCTCAAGCCCGGCCAGGTGGACGCACCGCGCCTGTTCTTCGCCATCCACACCTACTTCTCGTTCCTGGTCAAAAACATCGCCCGGCTGGTTCTACAAGCGCACGCCGGCGGGGCCCTCGGCACCACGCCGCTGACCACCATCGCCAACCTCCAGGGCGAAGCGTTACGCCACGAACTGAAAGGGATGGAGGAAGGCGACATCTTCCGCGCCCTGGGGCTGAAAAACCTCCTGGAGGGCGATTTCTTCTCCTGGTATCTGAGCGCCTGGGACGATGAAGTGGAGGAGGCGCTGCGCGATACCCTGGGCCGCCTGGCGGAGTACAATCCCGCCACCGTGCAGGATGACCCTCACTCGGCCCGCGACCTACTCAAGAAACTGTACCACTACCTTTTGCCGCGCGAGATCCGCCACGACCTGGGCGAGTTCTACACCCCGGACTGGCTGGCCGAGCGCCTCCTGACCCAGTTGAACGAGCCGCTCTTCCTGCCACCCAAACCCGGCAAGCGCATCCCCACACCCAACAAGCGCCTGCTGGATCCCGCCTGCGGCTCCGGCACCTTCCTGGTGCTGGCCATCCGCGGCCTCAAAGCCAACTGCCAGGAGGCCGGCCTGGCCGAAGCGGACACGCTGGAGATCATCCTGAACAGCGTAGTGGGGATTGACCTCAACCCACTGGCGGTGCTGGCGGCGCGGGTGAACTACCTGCTGGCCATCGCCGATCTCCTGCCCTACCGCCGCCGCGAGGTGGAAATCCCCATCTATCTGGCCGATAGCATCCTGACCCCGTCTAGGGGGCGCGAATTGACGGACTACAACCGGCGCATCTTGGACACCGCAGTAGGGGAACTCCCCGTGCCCGAGGTGATTGACTCCCGCCCGGAGATGGACCGCCTGACCGCCATCCTGGAGGAATACGTGAAGGGCGACTTCAGCCCGGAGGCTTTCCTGCAGCGCTGCCGGGCGGAACTGCCCGACGTGGCCGCCCATCCGGAAAGCGAGGCGGCGCTGGCGGAACTCTACGGGCGGCTGACGGATCTGCACCGCCGGGGGCTGGATAGCATCTGGGCGCGGGTGCTCAAGAACGCCTTCATGCCCCTCTTCCTGGAACCCTTCGACTACGTGGTGGGCAATCCGCCCTGGATCAACTGGGAGAGTTTGCCCCAGGGATACAGAGAACAAAGCGCGCCTCTGTGGCAGGATTACGGATTGTTTGTCCACTCGGGCATGGACACCATCCTGGGAAAGGGCAAGAAAGATATATCCACGCTGATGGCTTATGTAGCCATTGACCGCTATCTGAAGGAGGGTGGGAAACTGGGCTTCGTCATCACCCAGAGCGTGTGGAAGACCGCAGGCGCTGGCCAGGGCTTCCGCCGCTTCACACTCCCCTCTCCCGCTAGCGGGAGAGGGGCCGGGGGTGAGGGCATTCCCCTGCGGGTGCTGCACGTGGACGACCTGAGCAGCCTGCAGGTGTTTGAAGGGGCGACCAATCGCACCAGCGTCTTCGTGGTGCAGAAGGGCCAGCCCACGCGCTACCCGGTGCCCTACACCTACTGGCAGAAGAAGGCGCGGGGCAAGGGCCTGGACTACGACAGCACCCTGGAAGAGGTCATGGCCCTGACCCGCAGGCTGGGGTTTGAGGCCGCGCCGGTGAACGCCGATGACCCCACCAGCGCCTGGCTCACCGCCCGCCCCAAGGCCCTGAACGCCGTGCGCAAAATGCTGGGCAGGTCGGACTATCAGGCCCGCGAAGGAGTCAACACAGGTGGCGCCAATGCGGTCTACTGGATGGAAATCCTGACCGAGCG
- a CDS encoding lysoplasmalogenase — protein sequence MYPFLIPQPYRGLLYVLLFSWAMLLVFGFAFGPLNETRTNRIPLPNRMASSFILVLCAVIWWRAGAGVRPLAGYTALIVVGMACGFLGDLIMAAEIIPMPERVIYGMVAFGLGHIFYIAAYLRLGGALGLTDGRARILSLAALFIVALATWWALIRGPQAPAVLNYGSLGYALLLSAMVGLAVALAVQEPRFIPLALGAILFLVSDTILGNELFRGNVWTLVGDVVWLTYIAGQALIVFSTASALYVAP from the coding sequence ATGTATCCATTCCTCATCCCTCAACCCTATCGCGGGCTGCTGTACGTGCTGCTATTCTCGTGGGCGATGCTGCTCGTCTTCGGCTTCGCCTTCGGGCCGCTCAACGAGACCCGCACCAACCGCATCCCGCTGCCCAACCGCATGGCCTCCTCGTTCATTCTCGTGTTGTGCGCGGTGATATGGTGGCGGGCCGGCGCGGGTGTGAGGCCGCTGGCCGGCTACACCGCGCTCATCGTAGTGGGCATGGCCTGCGGCTTCCTGGGCGACCTGATTATGGCCGCCGAGATCATCCCCATGCCGGAGCGGGTTATCTACGGCATGGTGGCCTTCGGCCTGGGGCACATCTTCTACATCGCCGCCTACCTGCGATTGGGTGGGGCGCTGGGGCTGACCGACGGGCGGGCGCGAATCCTCTCGCTGGCCGCGCTTTTCATAGTGGCCCTGGCCACCTGGTGGGCCCTGATCCGCGGCCCACAGGCCCCGGCGGTGCTGAATTACGGCTCGCTGGGCTATGCCCTGCTCCTATCGGCAATGGTTGGACTGGCCGTGGCCCTGGCCGTGCAGGAGCCACGCTTCATCCCCCTGGCCTTGGGGGCGATCCTATTCCTGGTCTCCGACACCATCCTGGGCAACGAACTTTTCCGGGGCAACGTCTGGACTCTGGTGGGCGATGTGGTGTGGCTGACCTACATCGCGGGCCAGGCGTTGATCGTGTTCTCCACGGCCAGTGCGTTGTATGTAGCACCGTAG
- a CDS encoding MBL fold metallo-hydrolase, whose protein sequence is MMNGKRARLLLLALFAGLLWAVVGRVLASPPTQSPNAPHQVGPPASVTFFDVGQGDAIWVRTPDGWDILVDGGPVSAGTVIADYLMTRGITDVEVVVLTHAHQDHVGGLSAILRTFPVQQVVHNGEDCDTRACQDFFDLVAACAIPTVIARTGDILTWGTAMTTTVLHPSALTADTNNNSIVLRASYGAVDFLLTGDVEAAGETAMLASGLRLDAEILKVAHHGSRTSSTEPFLTAVGPAVAIISVGAGNRDGHPHQEVLDRLQATGATIYRTDIYGTVTVTTTGITYTVHADRIPRLWLPLLIKVDRVATPLPTETSTPTITPTRTHTPTPTQTATRTSTPTHTPTRTATPTMTPTPYGVLRIIDLVYKGRDEYVEIYNEGPFAQVMKDWKIQSVEGDQWYTFPPDFVLEALSWVRVHSGADAQPSNPPTDLFWMKGYVWNDDGDKAILWNAAGEEVHSWCYKAGCP, encoded by the coding sequence GTGATGAACGGCAAACGGGCGCGGCTTCTGTTACTGGCCCTATTCGCCGGCCTATTATGGGCGGTTGTGGGCCGGGTCCTGGCCTCGCCGCCGACCCAGTCGCCTAACGCACCACACCAAGTTGGTCCGCCAGCATCGGTTACCTTCTTCGACGTGGGTCAGGGGGATGCGATCTGGGTCCGCACCCCGGACGGTTGGGATATCCTCGTGGATGGCGGTCCCGTCAGCGCTGGAACGGTCATCGCCGACTATCTGATGACCCGCGGCATCACGGATGTCGAGGTAGTGGTGCTGACCCATGCCCACCAGGATCACGTGGGTGGACTGAGCGCTATCCTCAGAACGTTCCCGGTGCAACAGGTGGTACATAACGGAGAGGACTGTGACACCCGAGCCTGTCAGGACTTCTTCGACCTGGTCGCCGCCTGCGCAATCCCAACAGTGATCGCGCGGACCGGCGACATCCTCACCTGGGGCACGGCGATGACCACCACGGTTCTCCATCCCTCTGCCCTCACTGCGGACACCAACAACAACTCCATCGTCCTGCGCGCTTCCTACGGGGCGGTGGATTTCCTCCTGACCGGCGATGTAGAGGCGGCCGGGGAGACGGCGATGCTCGCCTCGGGACTGCGGCTGGACGCCGAGATCCTGAAGGTGGCGCATCATGGCAGCCGCACCTCTTCGACCGAGCCTTTCCTGACCGCAGTAGGGCCGGCGGTGGCCATCATCTCCGTGGGAGCCGGGAACCGGGATGGGCATCCCCACCAAGAGGTGTTGGATCGGCTGCAGGCGACAGGAGCGACTATCTACCGAACGGATATCTACGGCACGGTAACGGTAACGACCACCGGCATCACCTACACCGTTCACGCGGATCGGATACCCCGGCTCTGGCTACCGCTGCTGATCAAAGTGGATCGCGTGGCCACGCCCCTGCCCACTGAGACCTCGACCCCGACCATCACCCCGACCCGAACCCACACTCCCACGCCGACTCAAACGGCCACCCGCACCTCCACCCCCACCCACACGCCCACCCGCACAGCCACGCCGACGATGACCCCCACCCCCTACGGCGTGCTGCGCATCATAGACCTCGTATACAAGGGACGGGATGAATACGTGGAGATCTACAACGAGGGGCCATTCGCGCAGGTGATGAAGGATTGGAAAATCCAGTCTGTGGAGGGAGACCAGTGGTATACCTTCCCACCAGATTTTGTACTGGAGGCTTTATCTTGGGTGCGAGTGCACAGCGGGGCGGACGCTCAACCATCTAACCCGCCAACTGACCTCTTCTGGATGAAGGGCTATGTTTGGAATGACGATGGGGATAAGGCAATATTGTGGAATGCGGCGGGGGAAGAGGTGCATAGTTGGTGTTACAAAGCCGGGTGCCCGTAG